The Nocardioides salarius genome includes a region encoding these proteins:
- a CDS encoding TonB-dependent receptor produces MNSSGIKRGLAGSAITALAISGLPFLASSASAAPLSAQADANDVELYTPASTASVSNDGVNNSVHLVANGGTGVQQIRFQYNPDENATAESTGWVNIATVSRSAAGHFTTEWTPAPALYNTDVAIRALGLGAGQAEGDNAEINQVTVSPTADSVDIANAPDSVVGVFQQNYTDEEQTALLGAVSGTTSDVTGAAGVEVTTPYNEASRSADVSGTVSGTTPRTWSAPADFTGYGTIDATNVADEALVIATVNGEGDDAEAVELNRQSIRTVTAAADDATVIPGGSTDVTVTVLDAQSNPVVGAQVVPEGGAELDDAVYTNSQGEAVFEGLDSDANGETYAFYVNVDDEDGYQNGKDFRRTVTITEEAQTPTDLEATSTDGAAFDNDEYSEGDIFVTLTDQNDEPVAGQVVNYSWTFNAFPVAGEETPDAEVTTGTTEATDEDGMAVIPLPEGYDDQAGTYALTYYLNQDDTPGQGSGDLSGDALTLKAGEAELEFAQANAAPAGTNATFTASLELQDGTALAGRDVAFSLAQDGTDVVVAPQEDQPEGTERISATQAEDTTDAQGNVQVAVFDPANTTPRSELTADLTAETVTTEDIGNADASDTLENIQFVTDEAPEGTTVEITENTATGTPGVATSGTVTATTDDPEVDGVQEEPAGDLLVTLTVDGDAFFTDGTYVDAEDAEAGDQVGGLTDLGQTITVITDGEDGTADYQIGMGASEDFNDNGQATVNVTAAIAGDTDTEDYKFSSANPLNGGEVLIDFASESLQESGVIPMAPTTDDVAYDVQVTDQFGNLVGGESVTIETNNGQVVGTDADTSEGADGFQVTTDFNDNVEFRISSEVEVDATPTGTWNADETTFEADGDDEGDELDVETVEDANEIEGDGPAAEFYEVDFAESSYTLSQNGEETVPVGSTVIMTYTAADQNGEPIEFDVAFFRTGPDAQGDGNPAGETRATGEDGQVSYVFSGTQEGTATVTAIGYDDGEVVPESQVTDTVTFGEEDEVITPVSVEAIISASSNGPKKDVVRFQVDDEAEGATVKLFKIRGKKSEGNKRLVQVREDIVPEGGTLTFKVADRNGNKKTRFIAKVSATEASLKAKSNTQKPR; encoded by the coding sequence ATGAACAGCAGCGGCATCAAGCGGGGGCTGGCCGGCTCGGCCATCACCGCCCTGGCGATCTCGGGTCTCCCGTTCCTCGCATCCTCGGCCTCGGCCGCCCCCCTCTCGGCTCAGGCTGACGCCAATGACGTCGAGCTCTACACGCCCGCCTCCACGGCGTCGGTGAGCAACGACGGTGTCAACAACTCCGTCCACCTCGTCGCCAACGGCGGCACCGGTGTCCAGCAGATCCGTTTCCAGTACAACCCGGACGAGAACGCGACCGCCGAGTCCACGGGTTGGGTGAACATCGCCACGGTCAGCCGCTCTGCAGCTGGCCACTTCACCACCGAGTGGACCCCTGCTCCGGCCCTCTACAACACCGACGTCGCGATCCGCGCGCTCGGCCTCGGCGCCGGTCAGGCAGAGGGCGACAATGCCGAGATCAACCAGGTCACGGTCTCCCCGACCGCCGACTCGGTGGACATCGCGAACGCACCCGACTCCGTGGTCGGTGTCTTCCAGCAGAACTACACGGACGAGGAGCAGACCGCGCTTCTCGGCGCCGTGTCGGGCACCACGTCCGATGTCACCGGCGCTGCTGGCGTTGAGGTGACCACCCCCTACAACGAGGCCAGCCGTAGCGCGGATGTCTCCGGCACCGTGAGCGGCACCACCCCCCGTACTTGGTCGGCCCCCGCGGACTTCACCGGCTACGGGACGATCGACGCGACCAACGTCGCCGACGAGGCCCTCGTCATCGCCACCGTCAACGGGGAGGGTGACGACGCTGAGGCGGTCGAGCTCAACCGTCAGTCGATCCGCACGGTCACGGCTGCTGCCGACGACGCCACGGTCATCCCCGGTGGGTCGACCGACGTCACCGTCACCGTCCTTGACGCCCAGAGCAACCCCGTTGTCGGCGCCCAGGTGGTGCCCGAGGGTGGTGCCGAGCTCGACGACGCGGTGTACACGAACTCGCAGGGCGAGGCCGTCTTCGAGGGCCTCGACAGCGACGCCAACGGCGAGACCTACGCCTTCTACGTGAACGTCGACGACGAGGATGGGTACCAGAACGGCAAGGACTTCCGCCGTACGGTCACCATCACCGAGGAGGCCCAGACCCCGACCGACCTCGAGGCTACGTCGACTGACGGGGCGGCCTTCGACAACGACGAGTACAGCGAGGGTGACATCTTCGTCACCTTGACCGACCAGAACGACGAGCCCGTCGCCGGGCAGGTTGTCAACTACTCCTGGACCTTCAACGCCTTCCCCGTGGCCGGCGAGGAGACTCCGGACGCTGAGGTCACCACTGGTACCACCGAGGCGACCGACGAGGACGGGATGGCTGTCATCCCGCTCCCCGAGGGGTACGACGACCAGGCGGGCACCTACGCCCTGACGTACTACCTCAACCAGGACGACACCCCGGGCCAGGGGTCGGGCGACCTCTCCGGCGACGCCCTCACGCTGAAGGCTGGTGAGGCCGAGCTCGAGTTCGCGCAGGCAAACGCGGCCCCTGCCGGGACCAACGCCACCTTCACCGCCAGCCTGGAGCTTCAGGACGGCACGGCCCTGGCCGGCCGCGACGTTGCTTTCTCGCTCGCCCAGGACGGCACCGACGTCGTCGTGGCGCCGCAGGAGGACCAGCCCGAGGGCACCGAGCGGATCAGCGCGACCCAGGCCGAGGACACCACCGACGCCCAGGGCAACGTGCAGGTCGCCGTTTTCGACCCGGCCAACACCACTCCTCGCTCCGAGCTCACGGCTGACCTGACCGCCGAGACCGTGACCACCGAGGACATCGGCAACGCGGACGCTTCGGACACGCTGGAGAACATCCAGTTCGTCACCGACGAGGCCCCCGAGGGCACCACGGTCGAGATCACCGAGAACACCGCAACGGGTACGCCCGGTGTTGCGACCTCGGGCACCGTCACCGCCACGACCGACGACCCCGAGGTCGACGGTGTCCAGGAGGAGCCGGCTGGTGACCTGCTGGTGACCCTGACTGTCGATGGCGACGCCTTCTTCACGGACGGCACCTACGTCGACGCCGAGGACGCCGAGGCTGGCGACCAGGTGGGCGGTCTTACCGACCTGGGCCAGACCATCACGGTCATCACCGACGGTGAAGATGGCACCGCCGACTACCAGATCGGCATGGGCGCCAGCGAGGACTTCAACGACAACGGTCAGGCCACTGTCAACGTGACCGCCGCTATCGCTGGAGACACCGACACCGAGGACTACAAGTTCTCGTCGGCCAACCCCCTCAACGGTGGCGAGGTCCTCATCGACTTCGCCAGCGAGTCCCTGCAGGAGTCGGGCGTCATCCCGATGGCCCCCACCACTGACGATGTCGCCTACGACGTTCAGGTGACCGACCAGTTCGGCAACCTTGTCGGCGGCGAGTCGGTGACCATCGAGACCAACAACGGTCAGGTCGTCGGCACCGACGCGGACACCTCCGAGGGTGCTGACGGGTTCCAGGTCACGACGGACTTCAACGACAACGTGGAGTTCAGGATCTCTTCGGAGGTCGAGGTCGACGCGACCCCGACTGGCACCTGGAACGCCGACGAGACCACCTTCGAGGCCGACGGTGACGACGAGGGCGACGAGCTCGACGTCGAGACCGTCGAGGACGCGAACGAGATCGAGGGCGACGGTCCTGCCGCGGAGTTCTACGAGGTCGACTTCGCCGAGAGCAGCTACACGCTGTCGCAGAATGGCGAGGAGACCGTTCCGGTCGGCTCGACGGTCATCATGACCTACACGGCTGCCGACCAGAACGGCGAGCCGATCGAGTTCGACGTGGCCTTCTTCCGTACGGGCCCCGACGCTCAGGGTGATGGCAACCCGGCTGGAGAGACCCGTGCAACCGGTGAGGACGGCCAGGTCTCCTACGTCTTCTCCGGCACCCAGGAGGGCACCGCCACCGTCACGGCCATCGGCTACGACGACGGCGAGGTCGTTCCTGAGTCGCAGGTCACTGACACCGTGACCTTCGGTGAGGAGGACGAGGTCATCACGCCGGTCAGCGTCGAGGCGATCATCTCTGCTTCGAGCAACGGCCCGAAGAAGGACGTCGTCCGCTTCCAGGTCGACGACGAGGCCGAGGGCGCCACGGTCAAGCTGTTCAAGATCCGTGGCAAGAAGTCTGAGGGCAACAAGCGTCTGGTGCAGGTCCGCGAGGACATCGTCCCCGAGGGCGGCACCCTGACCTTCAAGGTCGCGGACCGCAACGGGAACAAGAAGACCCGCTTCATCGCGAAGGTCTCCGCCACGGAGGCCTCGCTGAAGGCGAAGTCGAACACCCAGAAGCCGCGCTGA
- a CDS encoding HNH endonuclease: MALAPAPGLDLADLSEVELVEVLRAAEEQKCQLDALQVEVTARLDEVVRRRHAAAGLPVERQGVGVASQVALARRESPSRGARHLGLAKILVAELPHTLAAMRSGWCTEWRATLVARETACLSLEDRRRIDAELMADPATTEGWGDQRLVSAARARAYELDPHAALKRSRRAEGERHVSLRPAPDTMTWLTALLPVAQGVSVYAALTRTADQARAAGDERSRGQVMADALVASLTTLTAPASSEPAEPAPVPGPVPIAVNLTVSDATLLGGGHAPGWIAGYGPVPAGVARDLVATALAEAQATLRRLYTTSSGALVAMDSRSRAFPAALGLFIDLRDQSCRTPWCDAPIRHHDHVVPDHAGGPTSAGNGQGLCEACNQAKEAPGFTATAHDGVVTTTTPTGHQARSRAPALPPGDPPAREPRGLGPVVHLYRHHLQVVLADDFFRAA; encoded by the coding sequence ATGGCACTCGCTCCCGCACCCGGTCTCGACCTGGCCGACCTCTCCGAGGTCGAGCTGGTCGAGGTGCTGCGCGCAGCCGAGGAGCAGAAGTGCCAGCTCGATGCGCTGCAGGTCGAGGTGACGGCGCGGCTCGACGAGGTCGTACGCCGCCGGCACGCCGCGGCCGGTCTGCCCGTCGAGCGGCAGGGTGTGGGGGTGGCCTCCCAGGTCGCCCTGGCCCGGCGGGAGTCACCCAGCCGTGGCGCCCGCCACCTCGGGCTGGCGAAGATCCTGGTGGCCGAGCTGCCGCACACGCTGGCCGCAATGCGCTCCGGGTGGTGCACCGAGTGGCGCGCCACCCTGGTGGCCCGCGAGACCGCGTGCCTGTCCCTGGAGGACCGACGCCGCATCGACGCGGAGCTAATGGCCGACCCGGCCACCACCGAGGGCTGGGGCGACCAGCGGCTCGTCAGCGCCGCCCGCGCCCGGGCCTACGAGCTCGACCCGCACGCCGCCCTGAAGCGCTCGCGCAGGGCCGAGGGCGAGCGGCACGTCTCGCTGCGGCCCGCCCCCGACACGATGACCTGGTTGACCGCGCTGCTCCCGGTCGCCCAAGGAGTCTCGGTCTACGCCGCGCTGACCCGGACCGCCGACCAGGCCCGTGCCGCTGGTGACGAGCGCTCCCGCGGCCAGGTGATGGCCGACGCCCTCGTGGCCTCCCTCACCACCCTGACCGCCCCCGCCAGCTCAGAGCCCGCCGAGCCGGCGCCAGTTCCTGGCCCGGTGCCGATAGCGGTCAACCTGACCGTCTCCGATGCCACCCTCCTCGGCGGCGGTCACGCCCCGGGCTGGATCGCCGGGTACGGCCCGGTGCCGGCCGGGGTCGCTCGCGACCTGGTCGCCACCGCGCTGGCGGAGGCGCAGGCCACACTCCGGCGGCTCTACACCACGAGCAGCGGCGCCCTGGTCGCGATGGACTCCCGCTCCCGCGCCTTCCCGGCCGCGCTGGGACTCTTCATCGACCTGCGCGACCAGTCGTGCCGCACCCCGTGGTGCGACGCCCCGATCCGCCACCACGACCACGTCGTCCCCGACCACGCCGGCGGCCCCACCAGCGCCGGCAACGGCCAAGGCCTGTGTGAGGCCTGCAACCAGGCCAAGGAAGCCCCCGGCTTCACCGCCACCGCCCACGACGGCGTCGTCACCACGACGACCCCCACCGGCCACCAGGCCCGCTCCAGGGCACCCGCCCTGCCACCCGGCGACCCACCGGCCCGGGAGCCCCGGGGGCTGGGTCCCGTGGTCCACCTCTACCGCCACCACCTCCAGGTCGTCCTCGCCGACGACTTCTTCCGCGCGGCCTGA
- a CDS encoding sulfatase family protein: MRFSGLPTRVRVGGSVLVVVAAVVLALIVATWPAQTNDGERPKRPARGERAAYAPEEQGPRSEPTPAAGQTVALEPRQRQPRPNIVLLTTDDQSDAELRFMPRTRRLIGDVGIDLTDAINPHPLCCPARAEILTGEYAHNNGVRHNDGPYGGWPAFVASNAEENLGPWLQRAGYRTGFVGKNLNEYTFDDPRPPGWDFFSPTGARTYSYYGTTFYNDGEPRGYGEKYVADIVRDETTRLIKRWAAEPEPFFLWASHVGPHAAYVDGWRSPVPARRHADLFGDLEVSTRTKASFNEADVSDKPAALRERAPVSLRKLTRQVRDRARSLQAIDQANAATIRALRRSGELDDTLVVFVSDNGFLLGEHRFFGKDVPYDEALQVPMLARGPGITPGTTSRATATLVDLAPTFLDHAGVLEQVRAAGHTDGISLRPVWGRGAPVNDTSLIQAGTSDPEALAAYGWAWRGVRTGRYTYTRWWDGFEEVYDRRRDPGELRNVAAQASYAGVRRELRRRLRRLGDCAGVKECEQQDFGAVPSPR, translated from the coding sequence ATGAGGTTCTCGGGACTGCCGACGCGGGTGCGCGTCGGAGGCAGCGTGCTGGTGGTGGTCGCCGCCGTGGTGCTGGCGCTGATCGTCGCCACCTGGCCCGCCCAGACCAATGACGGCGAGCGGCCCAAGCGGCCCGCGCGCGGCGAGCGGGCGGCGTACGCGCCGGAAGAGCAGGGCCCGCGCAGCGAGCCGACGCCGGCGGCCGGGCAGACCGTGGCCCTCGAGCCGCGGCAGCGCCAGCCGCGGCCCAACATCGTGCTCCTGACCACCGACGACCAGAGCGACGCCGAGCTGCGGTTCATGCCACGCACCCGGCGGCTGATCGGCGACGTGGGCATCGACCTCACCGACGCCATCAACCCGCACCCGCTGTGCTGCCCGGCGCGCGCCGAGATCCTCACCGGCGAGTACGCGCACAACAACGGGGTGCGCCACAACGACGGGCCCTACGGCGGCTGGCCGGCCTTCGTGGCCAGCAACGCCGAGGAGAACCTCGGGCCCTGGCTTCAGCGCGCCGGCTACCGCACCGGGTTCGTGGGCAAGAACCTCAACGAGTACACCTTCGACGACCCGCGCCCGCCCGGCTGGGACTTCTTCTCCCCCACCGGCGCGCGCACCTACTCCTACTACGGCACCACCTTCTACAACGACGGCGAGCCCCGCGGGTACGGCGAGAAGTACGTCGCCGACATCGTGCGCGACGAGACGACGCGGCTCATCAAGCGCTGGGCCGCCGAGCCCGAGCCGTTCTTCCTGTGGGCCTCCCACGTCGGCCCGCACGCGGCGTACGTCGACGGGTGGCGCTCCCCGGTGCCCGCCCGGCGCCACGCCGACCTGTTCGGCGACCTCGAGGTCAGCACTCGCACCAAGGCCTCCTTCAACGAGGCCGACGTCTCCGACAAGCCGGCCGCGCTGCGCGAGCGGGCCCCGGTCTCGCTGCGCAAGCTGACCCGCCAGGTGCGCGACCGCGCCCGCTCGCTGCAGGCGATCGACCAGGCCAACGCCGCCACCATCCGCGCGCTGCGCCGCAGCGGCGAGCTCGACGACACCCTGGTGGTCTTCGTCAGCGACAACGGCTTCCTGCTCGGTGAGCACCGCTTCTTCGGCAAGGACGTGCCCTACGACGAGGCGCTGCAGGTGCCGATGCTGGCCCGCGGCCCCGGGATCACCCCCGGCACCACCAGCCGCGCCACCGCCACCCTCGTCGACCTCGCCCCCACCTTCCTCGACCACGCGGGCGTGCTCGAGCAGGTGCGCGCCGCCGGCCACACCGACGGCATCAGCCTGCGCCCCGTGTGGGGCAGGGGCGCGCCGGTCAACGACACCTCGCTGATCCAGGCCGGCACCAGCGACCCCGAGGCGCTGGCCGCCTACGGCTGGGCGTGGCGCGGGGTGCGCACCGGCCGCTACACCTACACCCGCTGGTGGGACGGCTTCGAGGAGGTCTACGACCGCCGCCGCGACCCCGGAGAGCTGCGCAACGTCGCCGCGCAGGCGTCGTACGCCGGGGTGCGGCGCGAGCTGCGCCGGCGCCTCCGGCGGCTGGGCGACTGCGCCGGGGTCAAGGAGTGCGAGCAGCAGGACTTCGGCGCGGTGCCCTCGCCGCGCTGA
- a CDS encoding thioesterase family protein yields the protein MTMQAEFDVDTTVTPAGEGRYAAQLAPGWKVGGGLNGGYQLAVLGTAISTHLGDKPDPVAVSAYFLSAAEAGPATIDVEVKRAGGRMSTVAAELKQDDATRLSVLATYSDLDRFDGDVRTTATEPDLPPLEECVGRADAPSYVLEMAPLMSRFDMRFPREQAGWTTGEPSGMGRFQAWFRLEGEREPDPLSLLLVLDALPPVTFDLGLMGWAPTIELSAHVRAKPAPGWLKVQHHTRNLAGGMFEEDCEVWDSTGRLVAQSRQLALAPRPA from the coding sequence ATGACCATGCAGGCCGAGTTCGACGTCGACACCACCGTGACCCCCGCCGGCGAGGGCCGGTACGCCGCCCAGCTCGCCCCGGGCTGGAAGGTCGGGGGCGGCCTCAACGGCGGCTACCAGCTGGCCGTGCTCGGCACCGCGATCAGCACCCACCTGGGCGACAAGCCCGACCCGGTGGCGGTCAGCGCCTACTTCCTCTCCGCCGCCGAGGCCGGCCCGGCCACCATCGACGTCGAGGTCAAGCGGGCCGGGGGCCGGATGTCGACCGTCGCGGCCGAGCTGAAGCAGGACGACGCGACCCGGCTCAGCGTGCTGGCCACCTACTCCGACCTCGACCGCTTCGACGGCGACGTGCGCACCACCGCGACCGAGCCCGACCTGCCGCCGCTCGAGGAGTGCGTGGGGCGCGCCGACGCGCCGTCGTACGTGCTGGAGATGGCGCCGCTGATGTCGCGCTTCGACATGCGCTTCCCGCGCGAGCAGGCGGGCTGGACGACGGGGGAGCCGAGCGGGATGGGGCGCTTCCAGGCGTGGTTCCGCCTCGAGGGGGAGCGCGAGCCCGACCCGCTGTCGCTGCTGCTGGTGCTCGACGCGCTGCCGCCGGTCACCTTCGACCTGGGCCTGATGGGCTGGGCGCCGACCATCGAGCTCTCCGCCCACGTGCGCGCCAAGCCGGCGCCGGGCTGGCTCAAGGTGCAGCACCACACCCGCAACCTGGCCGGCGGGATGTTCGAGGAGGACTGCGAGGTCTGGGACTCCACCGGGCGCCTGGTCGCCCAGTCGCGCCAGCTGGCGCTGGCCCCGCGGCCCGCCTGA
- a CDS encoding YnfA family protein, with translation MPVVASLLLFVLAALAEIGGAWLVWQGVREDRGWLWIGAGVVALGLYGFVATLQPDANFGRILAAYGGVFVAGSLAWGMVVDGFRPDRYDVTGALVCLVGVAVIMYSPRAG, from the coding sequence GTGCCCGTCGTCGCCTCGCTGCTGTTGTTCGTGCTGGCCGCCCTCGCCGAGATCGGGGGCGCCTGGCTGGTCTGGCAGGGGGTGCGCGAGGACCGCGGCTGGCTGTGGATCGGCGCCGGCGTGGTCGCGCTGGGCCTGTACGGCTTCGTGGCCACGCTGCAGCCCGACGCCAACTTCGGGCGCATCCTGGCGGCGTACGGCGGGGTGTTCGTGGCCGGCTCGTTGGCCTGGGGGATGGTCGTCGACGGCTTCCGCCCCGACCGGTACGACGTCACCGGCGCGCTGGTCTGCCTGGTCGGCGTCGCGGTGATCATGTACTCCCCGCGGGCGGGCTGA
- a CDS encoding AtzH-like domain-containing protein, whose product MTASSGPALPVPDGLVEAFRDYERAVAERDTAALARFVAPGASTLAGDPRGLLVGSDAITAYAAAPGTRRLVQTHVQVTDPDHALVVALTEHESGGRGQQTQLWARTDAGWVVTAAHTSEPAPALDTRVWRVVGDPLVPGTPGGPLSGESVAVKDVYAVAGHPVGGGNPAWEAAAPIERGDAKAVLGLVEAGADLRGIARTDELAWSLFGTNPHYGAPPNPRAPYRVPGGSSSGPASAVSLGHATIGLGTDTGGSVRVPAAYQGLYGVRTTHGAIGTHGVLALAPSFDTVGWLTRDADLLALVGDVLLPDSAARGSSELVLVPELLDLAEPDVREAVEGWVATQGLVVRESWSLGELAEWRRAFITWQSWEAWTVRGAWLRERLDVLGHEGRARFEHASSIDESTAERAQGVVQAARARLRELVGDRVLVAPTTPSVAPLLGSDLASLREPTLALACLAPLAGLPAVSLPLRTAAGLPCGVSLTAAPGRDRDLLALAASLA is encoded by the coding sequence ATGACAGCATCTTCCGGCCCCGCCCTGCCCGTGCCCGACGGGCTGGTGGAGGCCTTCCGCGACTACGAGCGCGCGGTCGCCGAGCGCGACACCGCCGCGCTGGCGCGCTTCGTCGCGCCCGGCGCCAGCACCCTGGCCGGCGACCCGCGGGGGCTGCTGGTCGGCAGCGATGCGATCACGGCGTACGCCGCCGCCCCGGGCACGCGGCGCCTGGTGCAGACCCACGTGCAGGTCACCGACCCCGACCACGCGCTGGTGGTGGCGCTGACCGAGCACGAGTCGGGCGGGCGCGGGCAGCAGACCCAGCTGTGGGCGCGCACCGACGCCGGCTGGGTCGTCACCGCCGCGCACACCTCCGAGCCGGCCCCCGCCCTCGACACCCGCGTGTGGCGCGTGGTGGGCGACCCGCTGGTGCCCGGCACCCCCGGCGGCCCGCTGTCGGGCGAGAGCGTCGCGGTCAAGGACGTCTACGCCGTGGCCGGGCACCCCGTCGGCGGCGGCAACCCCGCCTGGGAGGCCGCCGCGCCCATCGAGCGCGGCGACGCCAAGGCCGTGCTCGGGCTCGTCGAGGCCGGCGCCGACCTGCGCGGCATCGCGCGCACCGACGAGCTGGCGTGGTCGCTCTTCGGCACCAACCCGCACTACGGCGCCCCGCCCAACCCGCGCGCACCGTACCGGGTGCCCGGCGGCTCGTCGTCGGGCCCGGCCAGCGCGGTCTCGCTCGGCCACGCCACCATCGGGCTCGGCACCGACACCGGCGGGTCGGTGCGGGTGCCGGCGGCCTACCAGGGCCTGTACGGCGTGCGCACCACGCACGGCGCGATCGGCACCCACGGGGTGCTGGCGCTGGCGCCCAGCTTCGACACCGTCGGCTGGCTGACCCGCGACGCCGACCTGCTCGCCCTGGTCGGCGACGTGCTGCTGCCCGACAGTGCTGCACGCGGCAGCTCCGAGCTGGTGCTGGTGCCCGAGCTGCTCGACCTCGCCGAGCCCGACGTGCGCGAGGCGGTCGAGGGCTGGGTGGCCACCCAGGGCCTGGTGGTGCGCGAGAGCTGGTCGCTCGGCGAGCTCGCCGAGTGGCGCCGCGCGTTCATCACCTGGCAGTCGTGGGAGGCCTGGACCGTGCGCGGCGCCTGGCTGCGCGAGCGCCTCGACGTGCTCGGCCACGAGGGCCGCGCCCGCTTCGAGCACGCCTCGAGCATCGACGAGAGCACCGCCGAGCGGGCCCAGGGCGTGGTGCAGGCCGCCCGCGCCCGGCTGCGCGAGCTCGTGGGCGACCGGGTGCTGGTGGCCCCGACCACCCCGTCGGTGGCGCCGCTGCTCGGCAGCGACCTGGCCTCCCTGCGCGAGCCGACGCTGGCGCTGGCCTGCCTGGCCCCGCTCGCCGGCCTGCCCGCCGTCAGCCTCCCGCTGCGCACCGCCGCCGGGCTGCCGTGCGGCGTCAGCCTCACCGCCGCCCCCGGTCGCGACCGCGACCTGCTTGCCCTCGCCGCCTCCCTCGCCTGA
- a CDS encoding SGNH/GDSL hydrolase family protein has product MTTRPLALLGLLAPLVGALLVAPGAGSTVAAASQERRLPAFTEYVALGDSWTADVVLVDRYGLPDTTHAPIDCAQSKTNYPKIVAEAISVPVFRDASCGSATTKHFRRPQEGLPLGGTNPPQFDRLSRTTDLVSVGIGGNDAGIAGAGLDCLNLVPVANPVSDSGPGLPLGGCKAKYTAGGKDQLAQRIRASEIKLVKALRQIRRRAPLARILVMDYLDVVPDHGCYPTLPATDEDMAYISAKFRQLNKMVHRAARRGGAEVVNTYRQSAGHDLCQAPQVRWAETYGPSANDPAVGVPAHPNAAGARAQAAYLLQHLRDTDPDVFR; this is encoded by the coding sequence ATGACGACCCGCCCGCTGGCCCTCCTCGGTCTCCTCGCCCCCCTGGTCGGCGCGCTGCTGGTCGCGCCGGGCGCCGGCTCCACCGTGGCTGCGGCCTCGCAGGAGCGCCGCCTGCCCGCCTTCACCGAGTACGTCGCCCTGGGCGACTCCTGGACCGCCGACGTCGTGCTGGTCGACCGCTACGGCCTGCCCGACACCACCCACGCGCCGATCGACTGCGCGCAGTCGAAGACCAACTACCCCAAGATCGTGGCCGAGGCGATCTCAGTGCCGGTGTTCCGCGACGCGTCGTGCGGCTCGGCGACCACCAAGCACTTCCGGCGCCCGCAGGAGGGGCTCCCGCTCGGCGGCACCAATCCGCCGCAGTTCGACCGGCTCAGCCGCACCACCGACCTGGTCAGCGTCGGCATCGGCGGCAACGACGCCGGCATCGCCGGCGCCGGGCTCGACTGCCTCAACCTGGTGCCCGTCGCCAACCCGGTCTCCGACAGCGGCCCCGGCCTGCCCCTCGGCGGCTGCAAGGCCAAGTACACCGCCGGCGGCAAGGACCAGCTGGCGCAGCGCATCCGCGCCTCCGAGATCAAGCTCGTCAAGGCGCTGCGCCAGATCCGCCGCCGGGCTCCGCTGGCACGGATCCTGGTGATGGACTACCTCGACGTGGTGCCCGACCACGGCTGCTACCCGACCCTGCCGGCCACCGACGAGGACATGGCCTACATCTCCGCGAAGTTCCGCCAGCTCAACAAGATGGTGCACCGCGCCGCCCGCCGCGGCGGGGCCGAGGTGGTCAACACCTACCGCCAGAGCGCCGGGCACGACCTGTGCCAGGCGCCGCAGGTGCGCTGGGCCGAGACCTACGGCCCCTCCGCCAATGACCCCGCCGTCGGGGTGCCCGCGCACCCGAACGCCGCCGGCGCCCGCGCCCAGGCGGCGTACCTGCTGCAGCACCTGCGCGACACCGACCCCGACGTCTTCCGTTGA
- a CDS encoding TetR/AcrR family transcriptional regulator has product MPRREELLDEVTDHVLEHGLIGLTLRPLAAAIGTSDRMLIYHFENRDALVSAVVQRVNERAVAALEALPARRTVRAGVHGLWDSFGATPLGGCLTIYLQAAATGLLGEEPYRSDVQASNEQWAAALREYFVRCGAPPRRARRVVRLVDASLLGLHVDLATESSDQLAGVVDDLARAAQGLAEAPA; this is encoded by the coding sequence ATGCCACGCCGCGAGGAGCTGCTCGACGAGGTCACCGACCACGTCCTCGAGCACGGGTTGATCGGGCTGACGCTGCGCCCGCTCGCGGCCGCGATCGGCACCAGCGACCGGATGCTGATCTACCACTTCGAGAACCGCGACGCGCTGGTCTCGGCGGTGGTGCAGCGGGTCAACGAGCGCGCCGTGGCCGCCCTCGAGGCGCTGCCCGCGCGACGCACCGTGCGTGCGGGCGTGCACGGGCTGTGGGACTCCTTCGGCGCCACCCCGCTGGGCGGCTGCCTGACGATCTACCTGCAGGCCGCCGCCACCGGGCTGCTCGGCGAGGAGCCCTACCGCAGCGACGTGCAGGCCAGCAACGAGCAGTGGGCCGCCGCCCTGCGTGAGTACTTCGTGCGCTGCGGCGCCCCGCCGCGCCGCGCCCGCCGCGTGGTGCGCCTGGTCGACGCCTCCCTGCTCGGCCTGCACGTCGACCTGGCCACCGAGTCCTCCGACCAGCTCGCCGGGGTGGTCGACGACCTGGCCCGGGCCGCGCAGGGACTGGCGGAGGCCCCTGCATGA
- a CDS encoding DMT family transporter: MPAALLLAAAIVVEVAATATLPRTDGFTRPGWTAVVVAGYALALWMLSLVVRTMPISVAYAVWAGLGTALVAAVGVVFLSEPLGWLRAVSLGMIVVGVVGLNLTGAH, encoded by the coding sequence GTGCCTGCAGCCCTGCTCCTCGCCGCCGCCATCGTGGTCGAGGTCGCCGCGACGGCCACCCTGCCGCGCACCGACGGCTTCACCCGCCCCGGGTGGACCGCCGTCGTCGTCGCCGGCTACGCCCTCGCGCTGTGGATGCTGTCGCTGGTCGTGCGCACGATGCCGATCTCGGTGGCGTACGCCGTGTGGGCCGGCCTCGGCACCGCCCTGGTCGCGGCCGTCGGGGTCGTCTTCCTCAGTGAGCCGCTCGGCTGGCTGCGCGCGGTCTCGCTGGGCATGATCGTGGTGGGCGTCGTGGGCCTGAACCTCACCGGCGCCCACTGA